In Nitrospiria bacterium, the following proteins share a genomic window:
- the moaA gene encoding GTP 3',8-cyclase MoaA produces RPEVLTFEEIRRLVRILCRLGITQVRITGGEPLVRRDLPVLIGMLSEDGEIGGRTDLSLTTNASRLAPLAGDLRAAGLNRINISLDSLSPDRFHRITRGGRLSEVLAGIDRALEVGLAPVRLNTVVLRGINDDELPDLVEFAVSKGVTQRFLEVMPLGSVGIENRDRFVSAAEIRRIIERRHPLVPLPFQDGSTARDFQVAGTTARIGIVSPVSERFCSTCNRLRLSARGRLQLCLAYEDGVDLKGPMRLGWSDEELSDLLLETAYRKPAGNHFAEDPDPVYQIAMSGIGG; encoded by the coding sequence CCGGCCGGAGGTCCTCACGTTTGAAGAGATCCGGCGTCTTGTCCGGATCCTGTGCCGCCTGGGTATCACTCAGGTTCGGATCACGGGCGGGGAGCCGCTGGTCCGTCGCGACCTGCCCGTCCTGATCGGGATGCTTTCCGAGGATGGAGAGATCGGGGGACGCACGGATCTGTCCCTGACGACCAACGCCTCGCGCCTGGCTCCCCTGGCCGGGGATCTGAGAGCCGCCGGCCTGAACCGGATCAATATCAGCCTCGATTCGCTGAGTCCCGACCGCTTTCATCGGATCACGCGCGGCGGACGATTATCGGAGGTTCTGGCCGGAATCGACCGGGCCCTCGAGGTCGGGCTGGCGCCGGTCAGACTCAACACCGTCGTCCTTCGCGGGATCAACGACGACGAGCTTCCGGATCTGGTCGAGTTCGCCGTCTCCAAGGGGGTGACGCAACGCTTCCTGGAGGTCATGCCGCTGGGCTCGGTCGGAATCGAAAACCGCGATCGCTTCGTTTCGGCCGCGGAAATTCGCCGGATCATCGAGCGACGCCATCCGCTGGTTCCCCTTCCTTTTCAAGACGGCTCCACGGCACGGGATTTCCAGGTTGCCGGCACGACGGCCCGGATCGGGATCGTCAGCCCGGTGAGCGAGCGGTTCTGTTCCACCTGCAACCGCCTGAGGCTTTCGGCCCGCGGCCGTCTGCAACTCTGCCTGGCCTATGAGGACGGGGTGGATCTGAAGGGCCCGATGCGGCTTGGTTGGAGCGACGAGGAGCTTTCCGATCTCCTTCTCGAGACGGCCTACCGGAAACCGGCCGGGAATCATTTTGCGGAAGATCCCGATCCGGTTTATCAAATCGCGATGTCCGGCATCGGAGGGTAA
- a CDS encoding CopD family protein: protein MWIGGMLFISLILAPALRRFPQDTRLELLRKVGTATKAVGWIAVLVLLSTGFLNIIHLQIQWNTFIGRLLMIKLTLVAVMIILSALHDFILGPLLVARQGNPTPQQPSIPRLHRLVPWLARTNLLLALGVIYLAVLIARS, encoded by the coding sequence ATCTGGATCGGGGGGATGCTCTTTATCAGCCTGATCCTGGCCCCCGCGCTCCGAAGGTTTCCCCAGGACACGCGCCTGGAACTGCTCCGGAAGGTTGGAACGGCCACGAAGGCTGTGGGCTGGATCGCCGTTCTGGTTTTGCTGTCTACCGGGTTCCTCAATATCATCCATCTCCAGATTCAATGGAATACCTTCATCGGCCGCCTGCTCATGATCAAGCTGACGCTGGTCGCGGTCATGATCATCCTGAGCGCACTCCACGATTTTATCCTGGGTCCTCTGCTTGTGGCCCGGCAGGGGAACCCGACGCCGCAACAACCCTCCATCCCTCGCCTTCATCGCCTGGTCCCCTGGCTTGCCCGGACCAATCTCCTACTCGCTTTGGGGGTGATCTATCTGGCCGTCCTGATCGCAAGGAGTTGA
- a CDS encoding helix-turn-helix transcriptional regulator: protein MKRVSKSHVGQRIRSIRGKVNQTDFAKMIGVRKQNYVSRYEHGRIPNPELLVRIANYGKVTVDWLLTGRGKGPKSR from the coding sequence ATGAAGCGGGTATCCAAATCGCACGTGGGGCAGCGGATCCGTTCGATTCGCGGGAAAGTCAATCAAACCGATTTCGCCAAGATGATCGGGGTGCGAAAGCAAAACTACGTCAGCCGCTACGAACACGGCCGGATTCCCAATCCGGAATTGTTGGTTCGGATCGCCAACTACGGGAAGGTCACGGTGGACTGGCTTCTGACGGGTCGCGGAAAAGGACCGAAATCCCGGTAA
- a CDS encoding RluA family pseudouridine synthase has translation MKPEKQIVSREFTITPKYASERLDHYLIRQQVHPSRTFLQRLIKAGEVRVNDRIVKPNYKVRPGDRIVCRIPTPVPLELTPEPIPLEVLYEDASLLVVNKPAGLVMHPAPGHYTGTLVHALLAHCKDLSGIGGRERPGLVHRLDKDSSGVIVVAKTDAAHRSLSQQFKSHSIERQYQAIVVGRLPKGGGTIDLAIGRDRWERKKISHRTSRPREARTAYRVLERLGAATRVEVRPQTGRTHQIRVHFSSLGHPILGDKVYGGRSAVIDSVPAARQMLHAERLGFVHPESGERVEFSAPIPADMERALEFLRGNPLGERHPLRESGLPK, from the coding sequence ATGAAGCCGGAAAAACAAATCGTTTCCCGCGAGTTCACCATCACTCCCAAGTACGCCTCCGAACGTCTGGACCACTATCTGATCCGCCAGCAGGTGCATCCCTCGCGCACGTTTCTCCAGCGTCTGATCAAGGCGGGCGAGGTTCGGGTCAACGACCGGATCGTGAAACCGAATTACAAGGTCCGTCCCGGCGACCGGATCGTCTGCCGCATTCCGACCCCGGTCCCCCTGGAGCTGACGCCCGAGCCGATTCCTCTGGAGGTGCTCTACGAAGACGCCAGTCTCCTGGTCGTCAATAAGCCGGCCGGCCTGGTGATGCATCCCGCGCCGGGACATTACACGGGGACCCTGGTCCACGCCCTTCTGGCCCATTGCAAAGACCTCTCCGGGATCGGCGGCCGCGAGCGGCCGGGCCTGGTCCATCGGCTCGACAAGGACAGCTCCGGCGTGATCGTGGTGGCCAAGACGGATGCCGCCCACCGATCGCTTTCCCAGCAGTTCAAGAGCCATTCCATCGAACGGCAGTACCAGGCCATCGTCGTGGGCCGCCTGCCCAAGGGCGGCGGGACGATCGATCTGGCCATCGGCCGGGATCGGTGGGAGCGGAAGAAAATCTCCCACCGGACGTCCCGGCCCCGGGAGGCCCGGACGGCGTATCGGGTCCTCGAACGGCTCGGAGCCGCCACGCGGGTCGAAGTCCGTCCCCAGACCGGGCGCACCCATCAGATCCGCGTCCATTTTTCGTCGCTGGGCCATCCGATTCTGGGCGACAAGGTCTACGGCGGACGATCCGCGGTTATCGATTCGGTCCCCGCGGCCCGGCAGATGCTCCATGCCGAACGGCTGGGGTTTGTTCATCCCGAAAGCGGTGAACGCGTCGAGTTTTCCGCGCCGATCCCGGCCGACATGGAACGGGCGCTCGAATTCCTTCGCGGGAATCCGCTCGGAGAGCGTCATCCCCTCCGTGAGAGCGGTCTTCCTAAATAG
- the lspA gene encoding signal peptidase II, producing MRLKAAFKTVLEDPRRFLFLAGVAGTVFVADQITKSVIQRTMRLHESIPIVDRLFSLTYIRNPGAAFGLFAEHGNGLRMVFFATISVVAIFFLWTLFVNTPKEAFLGRLSIALVMGGALGNLVDRVRFGEVVDFLDFYIGAYHWPAFNVADSCISVGVALMLWYFIRTPSLHA from the coding sequence ATGAGGCTCAAGGCCGCCTTCAAGACGGTCCTGGAAGACCCGCGCCGTTTTCTCTTCCTGGCCGGGGTGGCGGGGACGGTTTTTGTCGCCGACCAAATCACGAAAAGCGTGATCCAGCGGACGATGAGGCTGCATGAATCCATCCCGATCGTCGACCGGCTGTTCAGTCTCACCTACATCCGAAACCCCGGGGCGGCCTTCGGTCTCTTCGCCGAGCACGGCAACGGCCTGAGGATGGTCTTCTTCGCGACGATCTCGGTCGTCGCCATCTTTTTTTTGTGGACGCTCTTCGTGAATACTCCGAAGGAGGCCTTCCTGGGCCGCCTGTCCATCGCGTTGGTGATGGGCGGGGCCCTGGGAAATCTGGTGGATCGGGTGCGCTTCGGCGAGGTGGTCGACTTTCTGGATTTTTATATCGGCGCCTACCATTGGCCGGCCTTCAACGTGGCCGATTCCTGCATCAGCGTCGGCGTCGCATTGATGCTCTGGTATTTCATCCGCACTCCCTCCCTTCATGCCTGA